A genome region from Chiroxiphia lanceolata isolate bChiLan1 chromosome 5, bChiLan1.pri, whole genome shotgun sequence includes the following:
- the SLC26A5 gene encoding prestin isoform X3 — protein MEHAQEHEACPEQTQRYCVERPIYNQELLQGQLHRRQRTPQTLKQKIAHSCRCTSKKAKSHLYSFLPILKWLPRYPVKKYLLGDIISGVSTGVMQLPQGLAYALLAAVPPVFGLYSSFYPVFLYTFFGTSKHISIGTFAVVSMMVGGVAVREVPDEMISLDYNSTNVTDARDTKRVQVAVTVAFLSGIIQLCLGFLRFGFVAIYLTEPLVRGFTTAAAVHVFTSQLKYFLGIKTSRYSGPLSVVYSIVAVLSNITMTNIAALIVGSTCIVLLLIGKEINDRFKKKLPVPIPMEIIVVIIGTGVSAGMNLNKSYKVDVVGNIPQGLRAPAVPEIQLIPAIFVDALAIAIVGFSMAVSMAKIFALKHGYTIDGNQELIALGICNSVGSFFQTFSVTCSMSRSLVQESTGGRTQIAGALSSVMVLLVLVAVGYLFEPLPQTVLAAIVMVNLKGMFKQFGDVTHFWRTSKIELAIWVVAFVASLFLGLDYGLLTAVTFAMITVIYRTQSPQYRILGQIPDTDIYCDVEEYEEVKEYPGIKIFQANTSLYFANSESYASALKKKLP, from the exons ATGGAACATGCTCAAGAACATGAAGCATGTCCTGAACAAACTCAGAGGTATTGTGTAGAGAGACCAATATATAACCAAGAGCTCTTGCAAGGACAGCTGCACAGGCGACAAAGAACACCTCAGACTTTAAAGCAGAAGATTGCACATTCTTGTCG TTGTACTTCTAAGAAAGCCAAGTCTCATCTGTACAGTTTCTTACCAATTTTAAAATGGCTTCCTCGTTACCCAGTGAAGAAATACTTATTAGGAGACATTATCTCAGGTGTAAGCACTGGAGTTATGCAGCTTCCTCAAG GTTTAGCCTATGCTTTGCTGGCAGCTGTTCCCCCAGTATTTGGCCTATATTCTTCATTTTATCCTGTTTTTCTATATACCTTTTTTGGAACGTCCAAGCACATATCAATAG GCACCTTTGCTGTGGTTAGTATGATGGTTGGTGGTGTTGCTGTGAGAGAAGTGCCCGATGAAATGATTTCTCTGGACTATAATTCTACTAATGTTACAGATGCTAGGGATACCAAAAGGGTGCAGGTAGCCGTGACTGTCGCCTTTCTTTCAGGAATTATCCAG TTGTGTTTAGGTTTCCTTCGATTTGGATTTGTGGCCATCTATCTAACGGAGCCTCTGGTGCGAGGATTTACTACTGCAGCTGCAGTTCATGTCTTTACTtctcaattaaaatatttccttggcATCAAGACTAGCAGATATAGTGGACCCCTCTCAGTTGTATAC AGCATAGTTGCTGTGCTTTCAAATATAACAATGACCAATATTGCTGCCTTGATTGTTGGATCAACGTGCATTGTTCTGTTGCTGATTGGCAAGGAAATCAATGACCGGTTTAAGAAGAAGCTCCCGGTTCCTATTCCTATGGAGATCATTGTG GTCATTATTGGCACAGGAGTTTCAGCTGGAATGAATCTGAATAAGTCATACAAAGTTGATGTTGTTGGGAATATTCCTCAAGG GTTACGTGCACCAGCAGTTCCCGAGATTCAGCTCATCCCAGCAATATTTGTGGATGCACTAGCAATAGCAATAGTTGGATTTTCAATGGCTGTATCAATGGCCAAGATCTTTGCCCTTAAACATGGTTACACCATCGATGGGAATCAG GAACTTATTGCCTTGGGAATATGCAATTCTGTGGGGTCGTTTTTCCAAACCTTTTCAGTCACCTGCTCAATGTCTCGGAGTCTTGTTCAGGAAAGCACCGGTGGAAGAACTCAG ATTGCAGGTGCTCTCTCTTCAGTTATGGTTCTGTTGGTACTTGTGGCTGTTGGATACCTCTTTGAACCTCTTCCACAG ACAGTGCTGGCAGCAATTGTCATGGTGAACCTGAAAGGAATGTTTAAACAGTTTGGAGATGTCACACACTTCTGGAGAACCAGTAAGATTGAACTG GCCATCTGGGTGGTAGCTTTTGTGGCTTCTCTTTTCCTGGGACTAGACTATGGTTTGCTTACTGCAGTAACGTTTGCAATGATAACCGTTATTTACAGAACACAAAG TCCTCAGTACAGAATCCTTGGACAGATTCCGGACACTGACATCTACTGTGATGTGGAAGAGTATGAAGAG GTTAAAGAATAtcctggaataaaaatatttcaagctaATACATCACTTTATTTTGCTAATAGTGAGTCATATGCAAGTGCGCTGAAGAAAAAG CTCCCATGA
- the SLC26A5 gene encoding prestin isoform X1 codes for MEHAQEHEACPEQTQRYCVERPIYNQELLQGQLHRRQRTPQTLKQKIAHSCRCTSKKAKSHLYSFLPILKWLPRYPVKKYLLGDIISGVSTGVMQLPQGLAYALLAAVPPVFGLYSSFYPVFLYTFFGTSKHISIGTFAVVSMMVGGVAVREVPDEMISLDYNSTNVTDARDTKRVQVAVTVAFLSGIIQLCLGFLRFGFVAIYLTEPLVRGFTTAAAVHVFTSQLKYFLGIKTSRYSGPLSVVYSIVAVLSNITMTNIAALIVGSTCIVLLLIGKEINDRFKKKLPVPIPMEIIVVIIGTGVSAGMNLNKSYKVDVVGNIPQGLRAPAVPEIQLIPAIFVDALAIAIVGFSMAVSMAKIFALKHGYTIDGNQELIALGICNSVGSFFQTFSVTCSMSRSLVQESTGGRTQIAGALSSVMVLLVLVAVGYLFEPLPQTVLAAIVMVNLKGMFKQFGDVTHFWRTSKIELAIWVVAFVASLFLGLDYGLLTAVTFAMITVIYRTQSPQYRILGQIPDTDIYCDVEEYEEVKEYPGIKIFQANTSLYFANSESYASALKKKTGVDPCAILAARRKAQKRHAREIKAANKHRKKAVLKLVSSSANDVEANVKHEIANDDLPVNGKFADSGVQDVSPDEHEHFVETKTNIRSLILDFTPVNFVDSVGAKTLKSIIKEYKEVGVCVCIACCSGPVMNELTRLNFFDKAVTRELLFHSIHDAVLACQVKDGSAFTD; via the exons ATGGAACATGCTCAAGAACATGAAGCATGTCCTGAACAAACTCAGAGGTATTGTGTAGAGAGACCAATATATAACCAAGAGCTCTTGCAAGGACAGCTGCACAGGCGACAAAGAACACCTCAGACTTTAAAGCAGAAGATTGCACATTCTTGTCG TTGTACTTCTAAGAAAGCCAAGTCTCATCTGTACAGTTTCTTACCAATTTTAAAATGGCTTCCTCGTTACCCAGTGAAGAAATACTTATTAGGAGACATTATCTCAGGTGTAAGCACTGGAGTTATGCAGCTTCCTCAAG GTTTAGCCTATGCTTTGCTGGCAGCTGTTCCCCCAGTATTTGGCCTATATTCTTCATTTTATCCTGTTTTTCTATATACCTTTTTTGGAACGTCCAAGCACATATCAATAG GCACCTTTGCTGTGGTTAGTATGATGGTTGGTGGTGTTGCTGTGAGAGAAGTGCCCGATGAAATGATTTCTCTGGACTATAATTCTACTAATGTTACAGATGCTAGGGATACCAAAAGGGTGCAGGTAGCCGTGACTGTCGCCTTTCTTTCAGGAATTATCCAG TTGTGTTTAGGTTTCCTTCGATTTGGATTTGTGGCCATCTATCTAACGGAGCCTCTGGTGCGAGGATTTACTACTGCAGCTGCAGTTCATGTCTTTACTtctcaattaaaatatttccttggcATCAAGACTAGCAGATATAGTGGACCCCTCTCAGTTGTATAC AGCATAGTTGCTGTGCTTTCAAATATAACAATGACCAATATTGCTGCCTTGATTGTTGGATCAACGTGCATTGTTCTGTTGCTGATTGGCAAGGAAATCAATGACCGGTTTAAGAAGAAGCTCCCGGTTCCTATTCCTATGGAGATCATTGTG GTCATTATTGGCACAGGAGTTTCAGCTGGAATGAATCTGAATAAGTCATACAAAGTTGATGTTGTTGGGAATATTCCTCAAGG GTTACGTGCACCAGCAGTTCCCGAGATTCAGCTCATCCCAGCAATATTTGTGGATGCACTAGCAATAGCAATAGTTGGATTTTCAATGGCTGTATCAATGGCCAAGATCTTTGCCCTTAAACATGGTTACACCATCGATGGGAATCAG GAACTTATTGCCTTGGGAATATGCAATTCTGTGGGGTCGTTTTTCCAAACCTTTTCAGTCACCTGCTCAATGTCTCGGAGTCTTGTTCAGGAAAGCACCGGTGGAAGAACTCAG ATTGCAGGTGCTCTCTCTTCAGTTATGGTTCTGTTGGTACTTGTGGCTGTTGGATACCTCTTTGAACCTCTTCCACAG ACAGTGCTGGCAGCAATTGTCATGGTGAACCTGAAAGGAATGTTTAAACAGTTTGGAGATGTCACACACTTCTGGAGAACCAGTAAGATTGAACTG GCCATCTGGGTGGTAGCTTTTGTGGCTTCTCTTTTCCTGGGACTAGACTATGGTTTGCTTACTGCAGTAACGTTTGCAATGATAACCGTTATTTACAGAACACAAAG TCCTCAGTACAGAATCCTTGGACAGATTCCGGACACTGACATCTACTGTGATGTGGAAGAGTATGAAGAG GTTAAAGAATAtcctggaataaaaatatttcaagctaATACATCACTTTATTTTGCTAATAGTGAGTCATATGCAAGTGCGCTGAAGAAAAAG ACTGGAGTGGACCCTTGTGCCATATTAGCAGCGAGGAGAAAAGCCCAGAAGCGACATGCCAGAGAAATAAAGGCAGCAAATAAGCACCGAAAGAAAGCTGTATTGAAACTAGTGAGTTCTTCA GCTAATGACGTAGAAGCAAATGTAAAACACGAGATAGCAAATGATGATTTACCCGTGAATGGAAAATTTGCAGATTCTGGTGTACAAGATGTGTCTCCTGATGAGCATGAACATTTTGTGGAGACCAAAACCAACATTCGCTCTTTAATTCTGGATTTCACCCCGGTGAACTTTGTGGATTCAGTTGGAGCAAAAACACTAAAATCA ATTATAAAAGAATACAAAGAAGTTGGTGTCTGTGTCTGCATTGCCTGCTGTAGTG gcCCTGTTATGAATGAGCTGACAAGACTGAACTTTTTCGATAAGGCTGTAACAAGAGAGTTGCTGTTTCACAGTATTCATGATGCTGTCCTTGCTTGCCAAGTGAAAGATGGATCTGCTTTCACAGACTGA
- the PSMC2 gene encoding 26S proteasome regulatory subunit 7, with amino-acid sequence MPDYLGADQRKTKEEEKEDKPIRALDEGDIALLKTYGQSTYSRQIKQVEDDIQQLLKKINELTGIKESDTGLAPPALWDLAADKQTLQSEQPLQVARCTKIINADSEDPKYIINVKQFAKFVVDLSDQVAPTDIEEGMRVGVDRNKYQIHIPLPPKIDPTVTMMQVEEKPDVTYSDVGGCKEQIEKLREVVETPLLHPERFVNLGIEPPKGVLLFGPPGTGKTLCARAVANRTDACFIRVIGSELVQKYVGEGARMVRELFEMARTKKACLIFFDEIDAIGGARFDDGAGGDNEVQRTMLELINQLDGFDPRGNIKVLMATNRPDTLDPALMRPGRLDRKIEFSLPDLEGRTHIFKIHARSMSVERDIRFELLARLCPNSTGAEIRSVCTEAGMFAIRARRKIATEKDFLEAVNKVIKSYAKFSATPRYMTYN; translated from the exons ATGCCGGACTACCTGGGAGCCGACCAGAGGAAAAccaaggaagaggagaaggaggacaAGCCCATCCGGG CTCTGGATGAAGGGGACATTGCCTTGCTGAAAACATAT ggCCAGAGCACGTACTCAAGGCAGATCAAGCAAGTAGAAGATGATATTCAACAACTGCTTAAGAAGATCAATGAGCTCACTG GAATCAAGGAATCCGACACTGGCCtggctcctcctgctctttggGATCTGGCTGCAGATAAACAAACTCTCCAAAGTGAGCAACCATTACAAGTTGCGAG GTGCACGAAGATAATCAATGCAGACTCTGAGGATCCCAAATACATTATCAATGTCAAGCAGTTTGCCAAGTTTGTGGTGGATCTCAGTGACCAGGTGGCACCTACTGACATAGAAGAAGGCATGAGAGTTGG GGTGGACAGAAACAAGTATCAAATCCATATCCCCTTGCCTCCAAAGATTGATCCCACAGTCACCATGATGCAA GTAGAAGAAAAGCCTGATGTCACTTACAGTGATGTTGGTGGTTGTAAAGAGCAGATTGAAAAGCTGAGAGAGGTGGTCGAAACCCCTCTGCTTCAT CCTGAAAGATTTGTGAACCTTGGGATTGAGCCTCCCAAAGGAGTGCTGTTGTTTGGGCCACCTGGCACAGGCAAAACCCTCTGTGCCCGTGCTGTTGCCAACAGGACTGACGCCTGCTTCATCAGGGTGATTGGGTCTGAGCTGGTGCAGAAGTATGTGGGAGAG gGAGCTCGTATGGTTCGTGAACTCTTTGAAATGGCCAGAACTAAAAAAGCTTGTCTTATATTCTTTGATGAGATTGATGCCATTGGAG GTGCTCGTTTCGACGACGGGGCCGGGGGTGACAATGAGGTGCAGCGCACGATGCTGGAGCTGATCAACCAGCTGGATGGGTTTGACCCACGGGGCAACATCAAGGTGCTGATGGCCACAAACAGACCTGACACTCTGGACCCGGCGCTGATGAGGCCTGGCAGGCTGGACAGGAAGATTGAGTTCAGCTTGCCTGACCTGGAG GGGCGAACTCACATCTTCAAGATCCACGCTCGTTCCATGAGTGTTGAGAGAGACATCAGGTTTGAGCTGTTGGCTCGGCTGTGTCCCAACAGCACAG GCGCCGAGATCCGCAGTGTCTGCACGGAGGCAGGAATGTTTGCCATCCGAGCGCGCCGGAAGATTGCAACGGAGAAGGATTTCTTGGAAGCAGTGAACAAAGTCATTAAATCCTATGCAAAATTCAGTGCTACCCCCCGCTACATGACCTACAACTAA
- the SLC26A5 gene encoding prestin isoform X2: MEHAQEHEACPEQTQRYCVERPIYNQELLQGQLHRRQRTPQTLKQKIAHSCRCTSKKAKSHLYSFLPILKWLPRYPVKKYLLGDIISGVSTGVMQLPQGLAYALLAAVPPVFGLYSSFYPVFLYTFFGTSKHISIGTFAVVSMMVGGVAVREVPDEMISLDYNSTNVTDARDTKRVQVAVTVAFLSGIIQLCLGFLRFGFVAIYLTEPLVRGFTTAAAVHVFTSQLKYFLGIKTSRYSGPLSVVYSIVAVLSNITMTNIAALIVGSTCIVLLLIGKEINDRFKKKLPVPIPMEIIVVIIGTGVSAGMNLNKSYKVDVVGNIPQGLRAPAVPEIQLIPAIFVDALAIAIVGFSMAVSMAKIFALKHGYTIDGNQELIALGICNSVGSFFQTFSVTCSMSRSLVQESTGGRTQIAGALSSVMVLLVLVAVGYLFEPLPQTVLAAIVMVNLKGMFKQFGDVTHFWRTSKIELAIWVVAFVASLFLGLDYGLLTAVTFAMITVIYRTQSPQYRILGQIPDTDIYCDVEEYEEVKEYPGIKIFQANTSLYFANSESYASALKKKTGVDPCAILAARRKAQKRHAREIKAANKHRKKAVLKLANDVEANVKHEIANDDLPVNGKFADSGVQDVSPDEHEHFVETKTNIRSLILDFTPVNFVDSVGAKTLKSIIKEYKEVGVCVCIACCSGPVMNELTRLNFFDKAVTRELLFHSIHDAVLACQVKDGSAFTD; the protein is encoded by the exons ATGGAACATGCTCAAGAACATGAAGCATGTCCTGAACAAACTCAGAGGTATTGTGTAGAGAGACCAATATATAACCAAGAGCTCTTGCAAGGACAGCTGCACAGGCGACAAAGAACACCTCAGACTTTAAAGCAGAAGATTGCACATTCTTGTCG TTGTACTTCTAAGAAAGCCAAGTCTCATCTGTACAGTTTCTTACCAATTTTAAAATGGCTTCCTCGTTACCCAGTGAAGAAATACTTATTAGGAGACATTATCTCAGGTGTAAGCACTGGAGTTATGCAGCTTCCTCAAG GTTTAGCCTATGCTTTGCTGGCAGCTGTTCCCCCAGTATTTGGCCTATATTCTTCATTTTATCCTGTTTTTCTATATACCTTTTTTGGAACGTCCAAGCACATATCAATAG GCACCTTTGCTGTGGTTAGTATGATGGTTGGTGGTGTTGCTGTGAGAGAAGTGCCCGATGAAATGATTTCTCTGGACTATAATTCTACTAATGTTACAGATGCTAGGGATACCAAAAGGGTGCAGGTAGCCGTGACTGTCGCCTTTCTTTCAGGAATTATCCAG TTGTGTTTAGGTTTCCTTCGATTTGGATTTGTGGCCATCTATCTAACGGAGCCTCTGGTGCGAGGATTTACTACTGCAGCTGCAGTTCATGTCTTTACTtctcaattaaaatatttccttggcATCAAGACTAGCAGATATAGTGGACCCCTCTCAGTTGTATAC AGCATAGTTGCTGTGCTTTCAAATATAACAATGACCAATATTGCTGCCTTGATTGTTGGATCAACGTGCATTGTTCTGTTGCTGATTGGCAAGGAAATCAATGACCGGTTTAAGAAGAAGCTCCCGGTTCCTATTCCTATGGAGATCATTGTG GTCATTATTGGCACAGGAGTTTCAGCTGGAATGAATCTGAATAAGTCATACAAAGTTGATGTTGTTGGGAATATTCCTCAAGG GTTACGTGCACCAGCAGTTCCCGAGATTCAGCTCATCCCAGCAATATTTGTGGATGCACTAGCAATAGCAATAGTTGGATTTTCAATGGCTGTATCAATGGCCAAGATCTTTGCCCTTAAACATGGTTACACCATCGATGGGAATCAG GAACTTATTGCCTTGGGAATATGCAATTCTGTGGGGTCGTTTTTCCAAACCTTTTCAGTCACCTGCTCAATGTCTCGGAGTCTTGTTCAGGAAAGCACCGGTGGAAGAACTCAG ATTGCAGGTGCTCTCTCTTCAGTTATGGTTCTGTTGGTACTTGTGGCTGTTGGATACCTCTTTGAACCTCTTCCACAG ACAGTGCTGGCAGCAATTGTCATGGTGAACCTGAAAGGAATGTTTAAACAGTTTGGAGATGTCACACACTTCTGGAGAACCAGTAAGATTGAACTG GCCATCTGGGTGGTAGCTTTTGTGGCTTCTCTTTTCCTGGGACTAGACTATGGTTTGCTTACTGCAGTAACGTTTGCAATGATAACCGTTATTTACAGAACACAAAG TCCTCAGTACAGAATCCTTGGACAGATTCCGGACACTGACATCTACTGTGATGTGGAAGAGTATGAAGAG GTTAAAGAATAtcctggaataaaaatatttcaagctaATACATCACTTTATTTTGCTAATAGTGAGTCATATGCAAGTGCGCTGAAGAAAAAG ACTGGAGTGGACCCTTGTGCCATATTAGCAGCGAGGAGAAAAGCCCAGAAGCGACATGCCAGAGAAATAAAGGCAGCAAATAAGCACCGAAAGAAAGCTGTATTGAAACTA GCTAATGACGTAGAAGCAAATGTAAAACACGAGATAGCAAATGATGATTTACCCGTGAATGGAAAATTTGCAGATTCTGGTGTACAAGATGTGTCTCCTGATGAGCATGAACATTTTGTGGAGACCAAAACCAACATTCGCTCTTTAATTCTGGATTTCACCCCGGTGAACTTTGTGGATTCAGTTGGAGCAAAAACACTAAAATCA ATTATAAAAGAATACAAAGAAGTTGGTGTCTGTGTCTGCATTGCCTGCTGTAGTG gcCCTGTTATGAATGAGCTGACAAGACTGAACTTTTTCGATAAGGCTGTAACAAGAGAGTTGCTGTTTCACAGTATTCATGATGCTGTCCTTGCTTGCCAAGTGAAAGATGGATCTGCTTTCACAGACTGA